The Halorussus caseinilyticus genome contains a region encoding:
- a CDS encoding metallophosphoesterase family protein has product MGSVEVLCVADVHIGRRPSQLPARFDAADFSPRMIWTDIAQTAVDHDVNAVVVAGDLVDRENKYAEAYGAVESVATTLEEAGIPLLCVAGNHDYDVVPDLADAIDGVRLLGRNGEWERETLVGEGGEARLQIDGWSFPSRYYPESPLDEYDLDRDSVPQLGVVHADLNGREDRYAPVDVDALATSGHAAWVLGHLHSSGVRHESPLVVYPGSLQPLDSSETEGHGAWLLTVDSEGAVDTRPLFSATLQYEDIVVSTGPDQGFHDVIDATHDGLRETVTESDSEAELLAAELTLEGRTAAHTDLLDRRAEFEQIELTEAGTAVRVINVSIDTTPAVDLTERAGEDDPVGYLAGLLLALDGDEPLDPYQNVIEAAHASARETHESNAYRELRSHDETYDRPTEDESKAVLRRQARSLLDTFLDQQGVPADE; this is encoded by the coding sequence ATGGGATCAGTAGAGGTTCTTTGTGTAGCAGACGTCCATATCGGACGCCGCCCGAGTCAACTTCCGGCAAGGTTCGATGCAGCCGATTTCTCTCCCCGGATGATCTGGACCGATATCGCTCAAACAGCTGTGGATCACGATGTTAACGCCGTTGTCGTGGCCGGTGACCTCGTTGACCGGGAGAACAAGTACGCTGAAGCGTACGGAGCCGTCGAGTCGGTAGCTACGACCCTTGAGGAAGCTGGTATTCCGCTTCTATGTGTGGCTGGGAATCACGATTACGACGTTGTTCCGGACTTGGCGGACGCTATCGACGGTGTCCGGTTGCTTGGTCGTAATGGGGAGTGGGAGCGGGAAACCCTCGTCGGGGAGGGCGGTGAGGCTCGGCTCCAGATCGACGGCTGGTCGTTCCCGAGTCGGTACTATCCCGAGAGTCCGTTAGACGAGTACGACCTTGACCGTGACAGCGTGCCGCAACTCGGTGTCGTCCACGCTGACCTGAATGGACGCGAAGATCGGTATGCGCCAGTTGACGTGGATGCGTTAGCGACGAGCGGACATGCGGCGTGGGTTTTGGGACACCTCCACAGCTCGGGAGTCCGCCATGAGAGCCCTCTCGTTGTCTATCCGGGGTCGCTTCAGCCGCTTGATTCGAGCGAGACAGAGGGTCACGGTGCGTGGCTCCTCACGGTTGACTCGGAAGGGGCAGTGGATACGCGTCCGCTCTTCTCGGCGACACTTCAGTATGAGGACATCGTCGTCTCGACTGGCCCTGATCAGGGATTTCACGATGTAATTGATGCGACGCACGATGGGCTACGCGAGACCGTCACGGAGAGCGACTCCGAGGCGGAGCTTCTCGCGGCCGAGCTAACACTTGAAGGGCGGACGGCAGCCCATACTGATCTGCTCGACCGCCGAGCGGAATTTGAGCAGATCGAACTCACCGAAGCGGGAACGGCAGTACGGGTTATTAACGTGTCTATCGACACGACGCCAGCGGTTGACCTTACCGAACGGGCCGGTGAAGACGACCCCGTCGGCTATCTTGCTGGACTCTTACTGGCGCTCGACGGAGACGAACCGCTGGACCCGTATCAGAACGTGATCGAAGCGGCGCACGCGAGCGCACGGGAGACGCACGAGTCGAATGCCTACAGGGAACTTCGCTCCCACGACGAAACGTATGATCGACCGACGGAAGACGAATCGAAGGCCGTGTTGCGCCGACAGGCGCGGTCGCTTCTAGACACTTTCCTTGACCAGCAAGGGGTGCCAGCGGATGAGTGA
- a CDS encoding type II toxin-antitoxin system VapC family toxin, translating to MVQGATPLFIDTGAFFAWAYEQAERHDRARDVFDAIAAGDLPYRPLYTSRSVLSELTTLILRKVGHAEAVETLETIRGSESFNILPVDKPAFNAACDEFAQYDDHQISFVDHTSSVLAGSRDINHIFAFDSDFRTLGFTLVPEDAGRL from the coding sequence ATGGTACAGGGTGCAACCCCGTTGTTCATCGATACAGGCGCGTTCTTCGCGTGGGCCTACGAACAGGCCGAACGTCACGACCGCGCTCGGGATGTGTTCGATGCGATTGCCGCTGGCGATCTTCCATACCGTCCGCTCTACACGAGCCGGTCAGTTCTCTCAGAGCTCACGACGTTGATACTGCGGAAGGTCGGGCACGCTGAAGCCGTGGAAACACTTGAGACCATCCGAGGGTCCGAGAGCTTCAACATCCTCCCCGTGGACAAACCTGCATTCAATGCCGCCTGTGATGAGTTCGCCCAGTACGACGACCACCAAATCTCGTTCGTCGACCACACCAGTAGTGTCCTTGCTGGAAGCCGTGATATCAACCATATCTTCGCGTTCGATAGTGACTTTCGGACACTCGGATTCACACTCGTCCCCGAGGACGCCGGACGGCTATGA
- a CDS encoding HTH domain-containing protein, whose product MSQDRERNDHGQYVGTISLEDVLEAIRQTDSPVATAKELGELLDCSSEAARQKLITLHEQGRVERRTVGANAVVWWLTDTEDTTAEINPDDPFWDAEAHAGDEDEPVGEDDIDDILYGEVES is encoded by the coding sequence ATGAGTCAGGATCGCGAGCGGAACGACCACGGCCAATATGTCGGGACAATCTCTCTCGAGGATGTCCTCGAAGCCATCCGCCAAACCGACAGCCCCGTCGCCACCGCGAAAGAACTCGGCGAACTCCTTGACTGTAGTTCTGAAGCCGCCCGCCAGAAACTGATCACGCTCCACGAACAAGGCCGAGTCGAACGCCGCACCGTCGGCGCAAACGCCGTCGTCTGGTGGCTCACCGACACCGAAGACACCACAGCCGAAATCAATCCAGACGACCCGTTCTGGGATGCCGAGGCGCACGCCGGTGATGAGGACGAACCCGTCGGCGAGGACGATATCGATGATATCCTCTACGGTGAGGTTGAGTCGTAA
- a CDS encoding PQQ-binding-like beta-propeller repeat protein: protein MTVSPVVSNGILYFGYSREATSDEQGGVWLEALDAATGESLWTTELWRSDEFHYFYLSDSLVLNDNQLFVQTKPGLKAIGTDGNEQWTFDNLYEGQQTPDTIPPIVTDDIVVTGTYSTSVEETEQPETVFGLDPDDGTERWRVTFPDSAGMWQLAAADGTVYVPMVDSERLIALDILNGEERWRWEAPVAGTPTIVDDTLLVPLREHDNQQSIAAVDLPTKTVRWRKSVGVR, encoded by the coding sequence GTGACGGTCTCACCTGTCGTTAGCAATGGAATCCTCTATTTCGGGTACTCTCGTGAGGCGACAAGCGACGAACAGGGTGGAGTGTGGCTAGAAGCGCTCGACGCCGCAACCGGCGAATCGCTCTGGACGACGGAACTCTGGCGAAGTGACGAGTTCCACTACTTCTATCTCTCTGATTCGCTCGTCCTCAACGACAACCAGCTGTTCGTCCAGACGAAACCTGGATTGAAAGCGATCGGGACAGACGGCAATGAGCAATGGACGTTCGATAATCTCTATGAAGGGCAACAGACACCCGATACTATCCCACCGATTGTGACGGACGACATTGTCGTGACGGGAACGTACAGTACGTCCGTTGAGGAGACGGAGCAACCAGAAACAGTATTCGGACTTGACCCAGACGATGGTACTGAACGGTGGCGAGTCACATTCCCCGACTCCGCCGGAATGTGGCAGTTAGCGGCGGCGGACGGTACCGTTTACGTCCCGATGGTCGACTCCGAGCGTCTCATCGCCCTTGACATCCTGAATGGTGAGGAGCGATGGCGATGGGAAGCGCCGGTCGCCGGAACACCAACAATCGTTGACGACACGCTCTTAGTGCCCCTTCGTGAGCACGATAACCAGCAGTCTATCGCTGCGGTCGATCTGCCGACGAAAACGGTTCGCTGGCGGAAATCCGTCGGTGTTCGATGA
- a CDS encoding ParA family protein: MLKGGFGKSIFANTLGGVLGDVRGHDVLVADLDPAGHLSTGLGYYTREDEDALDLGDVLLEDASPEDIIKQPGYGFDFIPSVNLETVTEDLSRDSVMASDMRLKQDLVDPLLGDEYEYILFDIPGSRNKLVNNAVVAAPNAILPLKPVPEALNGMRETATKLVGEIRQHIDFEILAVVPNDLRARIDQQTKDRRLLEAMNTQEQFAAYLLAGRDGVDPDTGTLPEGVDVAEVLDNHIPPFARVTADEWAAIDADEMDPPKIPIRHSAAFGDAYEERKPVTAYDPECTQIQHFEALAEIIEQGGI; this comes from the coding sequence ATGCTCAAAGGCGGCTTCGGAAAGAGCATCTTCGCAAACACCCTCGGCGGCGTCCTCGGTGACGTGCGAGGCCACGACGTACTCGTCGCCGACCTCGACCCGGCCGGACACCTTTCGACCGGCCTCGGGTACTACACGCGCGAAGACGAGGACGCCCTCGACCTTGGCGATGTCCTCCTTGAGGATGCCAGTCCCGAAGACATCATCAAGCAACCCGGCTACGGGTTTGACTTCATCCCAAGCGTGAATCTCGAAACAGTGACCGAGGACCTCTCCCGCGATAGTGTGATGGCGAGCGACATGCGACTCAAGCAGGATCTCGTCGACCCACTCCTCGGTGACGAATATGAGTATATCCTGTTCGACATCCCGGGGAGTCGGAACAAGCTGGTGAACAATGCGGTCGTCGCAGCGCCGAACGCCATCCTGCCGTTGAAGCCCGTCCCCGAGGCCCTGAATGGAATGCGGGAGACTGCAACGAAGCTAGTTGGTGAGATCCGCCAGCACATCGACTTCGAGATTCTGGCGGTCGTGCCCAACGACCTTCGGGCGCGTATCGACCAGCAGACGAAAGACCGCCGACTCCTCGAAGCGATGAACACCCAAGAGCAGTTCGCTGCCTACCTGCTCGCTGGCCGTGACGGAGTCGACCCTGATACTGGCACGCTCCCCGAGGGCGTGGACGTTGCGGAGGTTCTCGACAATCACATTCCGCCGTTCGCGCGAGTCACCGCAGATGAATGGGCCGCAATCGATGCAGACGAGATGGATCCGCCGAAGATACCGATTCGGCACTCCGCCGCATTCGGTGATGCCTACGAGGAGCGCAAGCCTGTGACTGCCTACGACCCCGAGTGTACCCAGATTCAGCACTTCGAGGCACTGGCGGAGATCATCGAGCAGGGGGGAATCTAG
- a CDS encoding nucleotidyltransferase domain-containing protein translates to MSSEAAAEALPAGSHREAATAFVERARSQHGDDLVELYVFGSTVRGEARGRSSDVDILVVLPDAPDRDAIADSLRDIAYDVMLEHGPLVELHIFDETTFERHRNEGNPFVHNVLSEGRSYA, encoded by the coding sequence ATGAGTAGTGAGGCCGCGGCCGAGGCGCTTCCTGCTGGCTCACACCGCGAGGCAGCCACAGCCTTTGTCGAGCGCGCACGGTCTCAGCACGGTGATGACCTCGTCGAGCTGTACGTTTTCGGGTCGACTGTCCGTGGCGAAGCAAGGGGTCGGTCGAGCGACGTCGATATCCTGGTCGTCCTCCCGGATGCACCAGACCGAGACGCTATCGCTGATTCTCTCCGTGACATCGCCTACGACGTGATGCTCGAACACGGGCCGCTTGTCGAACTCCACATTTTTGACGAGACTACGTTCGAGCGCCACCGGAACGAAGGGAACCCGTTTGTTCACAATGTTCTCAGCGAGGGTCGATCCTATGCCTGA
- a CDS encoding HEPN domain-containing protein, with translation MPDEEAPSDAAVEDQLRQAHQALSDADGARDAGLSDAVIINRLYYACFHAAQAALYDRGYDPSTHGGVLSLFGSEIVSEGDASREDGRFLNDLGELRQQADYGYGTLDEDVDALLSRTHTFVAEMETLCSTED, from the coding sequence ATGCCTGATGAGGAAGCTCCCAGTGATGCTGCGGTTGAGGATCAACTCCGACAGGCCCACCAAGCGCTTTCTGATGCTGACGGAGCACGGGACGCAGGGCTCTCCGACGCGGTCATAATTAACCGGCTGTACTATGCGTGCTTTCATGCCGCACAGGCCGCCTTATACGACCGAGGGTATGATCCTAGCACACATGGCGGTGTTCTCTCTTTGTTTGGGTCCGAGATCGTCAGTGAAGGAGATGCATCGCGCGAAGACGGCCGCTTTCTGAACGACCTCGGGGAACTCCGCCAGCAGGCTGACTATGGCTATGGGACCCTTGACGAGGATGTTGATGCACTTCTTTCGCGAACTCACACATT